From the genome of Epinephelus moara isolate mb chromosome 10, YSFRI_EMoa_1.0, whole genome shotgun sequence, one region includes:
- the sec22bb gene encoding vesicle-trafficking protein SEC22b-B, with product MVLLTMIARLADGLPLAASMQEDEQLGRDLQQYQSQAKQLFRKLNDQSPTRCTLEAGSMSFHYVIEKGVCYLVLCEASFPKKLAFAYLEDLQAEFHEQHGKKVPTVSRPYSFIEFDTYIQKTKKSYIDSRARRNLGSINTELQDVQRIMVANIEEVLQRGEALSALDSKASNLSSLSKKYRSDAKYLNTRSTYAKLAAGGVFFIMLIVYVRFWWL from the exons ATGGTGCTGCTGACGATGATCGCTCGGCTGGCTGACGGGCTGCCGTTAGCCGCCTCAATGCAGGAGGACGAGCAG TTGGGTCGGGACCTTCAGCAGTATCAGAGTCAAGCGAAGCAGCTCTTCAGGAAACTCAATGATCAGAGTCCCACACGCTGCACTTTAGAGGCCGGCTCCATGTCATTTCA CTATGTTATAGAGAAAGGAGTGTGCTACCTGGTGCTGTGTGAAGCTAGCTTTCCCAAGAAGCTGGCCTTTGCTTACCTCGAAGACCTGCAGGCAGAGTTTCATGAGCAGCATGGAAAGAAAGTCCCCACAGTCTCCCGGCCCTACTCCTTCATTGAATTTG ATACCTACATCCAAAAAACCAAGAAGTCGTACATTGACAGCCGAGCGAGAAGGAATTTGGGCAGCATCAACACAGAGCTCCAGGACGTACAGAGGATCATGGTGGCTAACATAGAGGAGGTGCTGCAGCGAGGAGAGGCTCTCTCCG CGCTGGACTCCAAGGCCAGCAACTTGTCCAGCCTGTCAAAGAAGTACAGGAGCGACGCCAAGTATCTGAATACCCGCTCCACCTATGCCAAGCTGGCAGCCGGTGGCGTCTTTTTCATCATGCTCATTGTCTATGTACGCTTTTGGTGGCTctga